Sequence from the Microplitis demolitor isolate Queensland-Clemson2020A chromosome 7, iyMicDemo2.1a, whole genome shotgun sequence genome:
TGGAAGTCGATGGATGTTAAAGTGGACATCCGTGTACGTATGTGACGTTGCGAAAAAGTGCGGCGGCGGTGGACAAAAAGGCTGCGGTTGACGCTGAAGAAGGTGCTGGTGGTGGAGGAGGTGGCTGTGGATGTGGTGAATTTCCGGTTTGTGAGTACGGCGGACAATAAGCGTCAATGCTACCATGATGGAGTCCAACTCCGCGTACGAGAAGTTCTTTTTCTACCGTCGCTTGGTGCCGTAATTGCTCAAGTCTTAGTTGATTTTGGCGCTTCCACTTTGTTCTGTAATTAcacagttaatttattatttaattaatttaatcaaaggGAAAATAGTCAAACTAGAATAGGAAAAGAAGGCAGTACGAAgtaggataaaaataaattgtagtaaCCGCAAGGTGAATCAATAGAAAggtaactaaataattatttatttaaaatttagtatacTGTAAAAAGTTGATAATGAATTCGAAGATATTGTGAATTTTAGTTCACTACATCACTTGGAGTTtagaagttttttaaaaaaagttactctGCATACGGTGTAAATAGCGAGTTTCTTTTTTCAGCCGGATTATTTTGGAGTGATCTGCATTTCATTTGAATCCGTATTCACTctgattcggagttttaataattaaataaactccttttagaagtgaattttactccaaggggattaaataaatacacaggCAATCGgttcgcattcactccgaattcGTTCTGGATTTAATCCGCCTTTACtccgaaaatattttacagtatatttttacgtacgaatttttttttactcaatcattgtttttttcaattaactaaaataatattttatcaaaagaaAATTGATACTTATTTTCCCAGCTTCAAATAAACCAACAAATACTTTAACTTGAGTtgagcaaatttttttgtttaaaaaaaatttttcatacaaaaatgtttattcTTAATaactatttcaaaaaaattaatttctttaagtAGAATAtgtttttcagtaaaaatattattttccctcggtgttaaatataaaaaattaaaaacaaacctTCTATTTTGATACCATGTTTTAACTTGAGTTTCAGACAACGACAAAGCATCAGCTACATCACTACGATCAGCAACACTCAGATACTTCTGACAGCGAAATTTACGTTCAAGATAAGCCAATTGTGCGTGAGTGAATGCCGTACGTCTTCTACGAGGTTTTCGTCCTGATTGAGTGCCACCCGACGTAGGTCCGCCGCAAGATTTTATTGAGTTAACTGGCGGATCCGGCGACGGTGATAGCAATGGATTCGGACTGCTCAGTCTTGTGCAGGGGCTGCTTCCAGGATCTATCGTATCTTCGGAGTCTGAGTGAAGCGCCGAGTCGTCTTCTGAatcatctaattttttaattgtatttatcGTCTCTTTAAATCAACTACTCcactaaattatataaaataatttatataaaaaaaaagaagtgaTTTTACTCGTTAAGTTAAAGATTATGATAACgagatttaaaataagaatcGATCACAGCGGGAGATAAATTgtcgtatatataaattagagAAATCGAGTGGCTAACGAGTCCTAACGAATCTGTCCTTACCTCAGGCCATCTGTATATACAATTCATCCTAAATTATTCTTACtattatactattattatagcATTCGATGGGTCTTATAACCCCCGTAAATTTGTAAATCCCCTATCCTATTCACAATACAAATCCTCGATTCTTTTTACGGCAATTAAATAATGCCACTGCGCTCCAGGGGCCCCGTCATAACGAGCTTCCCTGTGCAGAGACACGcggcatttattatttttttatttacctcgATGTCTatgaataataacaaatacttGATTTATTGACTTGTCATCGTGTATTCCCTGACTTTTACcgcttatttataaaacaagatggcgattattttttaaaataattgaagtccatttaaaattaaaaaactcacCTTGGACACGTTCTGCAAGTACGTCACCCAAAAGATCTCTTATAAGAAATGATTTATGTTCTtgcatcattttttaaaatttaaaaccactCACCAACAAtagaacgtttttttttttttttaaataaataattaattaactgctAATTGttgatagaaataaaaataatcacaacttttttgaagatttaaattttatgaaaattaagtgAATGCACATTTGATACTATCGTCAGctcgtaaaataaattaatgagacTTAAAACATGTTTAACTGTAAACGCGCGACGTACGTGTGCGGCTGATGTCTGCAACCCCTTATGACCATCAGACTATTCTCCAACGTTCTGATATGTACCTTGAATTGAACTAGACCCCAAGGTGAGGGAGTATAGTAAAACTGTGGTCGTAGAAGTGGTAGAAgtaaacttatatattttttcactttatttttCCTCAAAGTTACCCCTCAAATTAATCCGCCCGTTTATTTTGAACGGCGTTCCTAATGCCCGCGCGATTTCGCAGCCATTTTGGGGGTGGAAGATCGCTACACCCTGCTGCAGAAACCGCGATTTGCGATTCGCGCGTTTTGCCACCGC
This genomic interval carries:
- the LOC103576911 gene encoding homeobox protein slou; protein product: MMQEHKSFLIRDLLGDVLAERVQDDSEDDSALHSDSEDTIDPGSSPCTRLSSPNPLLSPSPDPPVNSIKSCGGPTSGGTQSGRKPRRRRTAFTHAQLAYLERKFRCQKYLSVADRSDVADALSLSETQVKTWYQNRRTKWKRQNQLRLEQLRHQATVEKELLVRGVGLHHGSIDAYCPPYSQTGNSPHPQPPPPPPAPSSASTAAFLSTAAALFRNVTYVHGCPL